In Carya illinoinensis cultivar Pawnee chromosome 16, C.illinoinensisPawnee_v1, whole genome shotgun sequence, a single window of DNA contains:
- the LOC122299719 gene encoding zinc finger CCCH domain-containing protein 23-like, with protein sequence MMIGNPTVEIPPWNWDPVEDLTTGMASPFSPSSPSINFNGNAGVGDHFPLLESFAALHRYLPSNQSDSLAEEESDIPVDAFSCDHFRMYEFKVRRCARARSHDWTECPYAHPGEKARRRDPRKYLYSGTACPDFRKGSCGKGDLCEFAHGVFECWLHPSRYHTQPCKDGQSCRRRVCFFAHTPEQLRVLPQQSPRGHGSGDSFDGSPVRHGFDSYLTKGSFVSSPTSILTSPLVSPPSDSPPTSPSSVPLGGRSVISVSEITSSMRNIQIGKLKMSPPPWGVQIRPGFCSPRGSTLRPGFCSPPSTPTRSSTRSGLRLLDNYKFEEEPAMERVESGRDIRAQIYAKLSKENSLRGVNLAVSAPDVGWVSELLK encoded by the coding sequence ATGATGATCGGAAATCCAACCGTCGAAATCCCTCCGTGGAACTGGGACCCAGTTGAGGATCTGACGACTGGAATGGCGTCGCCATTTTCCCCAAGTAGCCCCTCCATTAACTTCAACGGCAATGCTGGTGTCGGGGACCACTTTCCTCTCCTCGAATCGTTCGCGGCCCTTCACCGTTACCTGCCGTCGAACCAGTCGGACTCTCTGGCAGAGGAGGAGTCCGACATTCCCGTCGACGCATTCTCGTGTGACCATTTCCGGATGTACGAGTTTAAGGTACGGAGGTGCGCTCGCGCGAGGTCACATGACTGGACGGAGTGTCCGTATGCTCATCCTGGAGAGAAGGCTCGCCGGAGGGATCCGCGCAAGTACCTGTACTCCGGCACGGCTTGCCCCGATTTCCGCAAGGGGAGTTGCGGCAAGGGTGACTTGTGCGAGTTCGCTCACGGTGTCTTCGAGTGCTGGTTGCACCCGAGTCGTTACCACACTCAGCCGTGCAAGGACGGCCAGAGTTGTCGCCGCCGTGTCTGCTTTTTCGCTCACACGCCAGAGCAACTTCGGGTCCTGCCCCAGCAGAGTCCGAGGGGTCATGGGTCTGGCGACTCCTTTGATGGATCGCCCGTTCGACATGGCTTTGACTCGTACTTGACCAAGGGGTCCTTTGTTTCTTCGCCGACTTCAATCCTGACTTCGCCGCTAGTTTCTCCACCTTCTGACTCGCCGCCGACGTCACCGAGTAGCGTTCCGCTCGGTGGCAGATCCGTGATCTCGGTTAGCGAAATCACTTCTTCAATGCGAAACATTCagattgggaagttgaaaaTGAGCCCTCCGCCTTGGGGAGTTCAAATAAGACCTGGGTTTTGCTCTCCGCGTGGGTCGACTCTCCGACCCGGGTTCTGTAGCCCGCCTTCTACTCCAACTCGTTCCTCAACTCGTTCGGGACTCCGTCTCCTCGACAATTATAAATTCGAAGAGGAGCCTGCAATGGAGAGAGTGGAGTCTGGGAGGGACATACGCGCCCAGATTTATGCGAAACTAAGTAAGGAAAACTCGCTCAGAGGAGTCAACTTGGCAGTGTCCGCCCCTGATGTAGGGTGGGTTTCGGAGCTGCTCAAGTGA